The Vigna unguiculata cultivar IT97K-499-35 chromosome 1, ASM411807v1, whole genome shotgun sequence nucleotide sequence aatattttaaatggaTGGGATTTCTCtaatatgaaattttagtttctattttAGTGGAATTTACATAGGGATGACAAAGTGGGCGGCTTGGATGGCAAAGCGGGCAGCTCGGTCCGTTTTGGCCCATCCCGTGTTTTGGCTATGAAATGTGGACCGGATTGGCCTGCCCCACAAATTGAAATCGGGTTTGTTTATGTGGCCCTCACTGCCCCGTTGCATGGTCCGCTTATTTAAACAAACATAAATCATTCTCTGCcaagtaattaaataatattatagatTTGTTACAAGAGTTAATAAGCAATGCcgataacaaaatataattctttgctaacataaataaaatacaaccaCATCATTCCAAATCAAAGCAACAAAATccttaaacaaaatataaccaAATCAAAGCTCATAATCTTTAAGTTCAACCGAAAAATTCAAAGCTCCTAATTAACAAAATACACAAGCTCATAATCCTTAAGTTcaagaaacaaatttaaagtttCCAATTAACAAAGTACACAACTAAATATGGAAATCATTCTTCATCTTCCATGTTAATAACATTGGATGCAACTTTGGATGAACCTTCATGTAGCACATTTTGGAAGTTAATATCTTCTCCCTCTTATGCATACATTCAAACAAGACAATAAGTATATgatattgaataaaaacaatagattgaaaaaaatacaataacaaaaataattacccTCAACAAATCCATGCTTCCAACTAGAATTGCAGATAATTGCTTTCACATTCTCAGACAAAAGTCGATTTCTATATTTGTTAAGGATCTGAGATCCAATGCTATATGAAGATTCAAATGCCAGAATGGTTATTGGAATGCTTAATACATCTCTAGCCATTAAAGATAGATCAAAAAATCTTAGACTATTATTTTTCCACCATTGTAAGAAATTCATTTGTTCTAAAAAGTCAAATTCTAAAGTGAGTTCATCCAGATATATGTCAAGTTGTGTCCTTTCAGGTTTATTAATTACTTGTTGCTTGCAGTCATTCGAGTCTTatcataatatttgaaattagtcaaatGCATAACATAATCAACAATcgcaacaaaaataaaattaagtgaactaaaaagaataaatataatgttcaaaataattaatgtaaataaatatgtagtcgggttatttaaaaataaaataaaattttagaataatcGAACTCCTTGTACTATTAGGAGTAAGGATTATCTTGGGATATCGGGGTTGACCTACGATTTCTACACAAACtagttttgattattattattattaactttaaaatattgtGTAGATCCTGtctatgaaaaaattaaaatcttataatattaGTAAGTTATTTTCATTAGTAGTGATCATGTctatgaaatattattattatttacagcAATTAATATTCAAACTACACCACACTTATCAACCCACTTTAAATCACAAGTAATGCAAGAGTTAGAAGAATCAAGCACATCATACATCGTTATGGTAGAAGAGGGGTCCTAGATAGGTGATCACGAGCCCTTACAAAAGAGCCACCGGACTTCCTCTGAACGTTTTCTCCCGCGGCGTTTGCCGTGGTCATTGCTCCTTCCTGATCGGAAGCCTTGCTCTACAGAGAGTGAAATGGCACGGGACTGAACACCAACCCCTAATACAGAAATAGCAAATAGTGATACTCGAGACGAAGAAAATCGAGGGAATTGGGAAGAGTGTATGATGCGATTAGTTACGAGGATTTTTCCGTAGGTTTGGTTGGCTTGACCGTCGGACAGGGCGTCCACTGTGACTGCAGAGAAAATTTTCAGTTAGAGAAGCGAAACAACAGGAAGTGAGAGAATGTGAGAGAGAAAAGGAGAGTTACTTAGGTCACGATTGAGTTCGCAGAGAGTGAGTGAACCGGGAGGAGATAGCCTTGTTTGGTTCCCGTTAGAGAAAAAGTAGGGTTTTAGTTTGATTCACCATTGTTTTCCCGCTTTCTTCTTCCATCAGGATGATATACAATAAATTATTGAAGTAATTTTCAATTAGTATTAAaaacttcttttttattattaatgatattgTTAACTTTTCCCTTCTCTAGGAATAGAAGTGAGTTTTCCTTTGAacactgcaaaaaaaaaaatactgtaaTTGGTTCTATCAGAACCGAAACCTGAGTTCAATGCAATGAATTTCTTGCATAGTCCTAGACACAGGTTCCTCTCACCCTTTACCCTCTTCACCCAACGCCGATGGAAGAAACCCACCGTTTCCGCCCAAACCCGTTTGGAGGACAGAGTACGAGACCCCCACTTCGACAAACTTATGACTCACCTCAAAAGACTCTACCAGGTCCTCGAAATCTACCAACTCATGTCCACCCGCAAACGCGCTCCCTTCGTGTCCCTCACACTCATGTCCCGCTGGAGAAATATCCTTGGACTCAATGTCCCTGTGGGCTCCTTCCTCCACAAATACCCTCATGTGTTCCACGTGTTCGTCCATCCATTCAGGAAGAACACGTGCTGCAGGGTCACAAAAAAGATGAAAGAGTTGATCTTGCTTGAAGGGATGGTGGTGAGGCAGCAGGAGATGGAGGCTGTGAAGAGGGTGAAGAAGTTGCTGATGATGTCTGTGAGTGGCTCTCTTCGTTTGCACGCTTTGAGGATGATCAGGAGGGAACTGGGTCTCCCTGAGGATTTCAGAGATTCCATTCTTGGGAAGTTCAGTGGGGATTTTAAATTGGTTGGTTTGGAGGTTGTGGAATTGGTTGATTGGGATGCAGAATTGGGATTGGCTGAGGTCGAGAAATGGAGGGAGAGAGAGTACACAGAGAAGTGGTTGAGTGAGTTTGAGATAAAGTTTGCATTTCCCATTGGTTTCCCAACTGGGTTTAAGATTGAGAGAGGGTTTAGAGAGAGATTGAAGAATTGGCAGAGGCTTTCATACACTAAACCTTATGAGCGGAAGGAGGTTGTTAGGGTGAGGACTTGTGGAGGGATTGAACGGTATGAGAAGAGGGCTGTGGCTATTCTTCACGAGCTATTGAGCTTGACTGTGGAGAAAATGGTTGAGGTTGATCAACTGGCTCATTTTCGTAGAGACTTAGGCATTGAAGTTAATGTGCGGGAATTGCTGCTAAGACACCCTGGTATATTTTACATATCAACTAAAGGGAAGACACTAACTGTTTTCCTTAGGGAAGCATATCGTAAAGGGGGATTGATTGAACCGAATCCCATGTATGAAGCGCGAAGGAATATTTTGAATCTTGTACTCTTAGGATGTAGGAAAACCAGAACATTGTTGGCTGGTGATGAGGCTAAGGAAGAGAGTAATGTTGTAGTCTGTGAAGTGAATGAGGAAGGTGAAAGACAAGGAGATTGGGTGATTCCTTTCTTGGAGAACTGTGAGGAGAGTAGATCCCCTTGATGTTGTGTGTAAAGGTAGCAGATGCAGGAAATTTGAAGAGATTGTGAAAATGGTTTCAGGATTTTGGAGTTCATTGCCTTTGTCGTCGTAGGCATTGGCGTCCTCCTGTCCATGCTTCATGAGTGCAGACTCTGGCTCTGCGGCTAGGCTTTCGAGTGCATTCTACGTATGACATTTCTCTTTTTTGAGTTCCATGTCGGAGTTGGCGATTCCTTTGCTCACACTACCTAAAGGTAAATACACTCTTCACTTCACTGCGACtagttttttcttcaattcctgCGGTGACAATTGATtctaatttagtttatttttttaaattatgtctATTTTTCTGTTGAATTCTAATCTTTTTAATTGACATTGTTCGTGTGTTTGTGTGAGAGAGAGGTTGGGATAGGGAGGGAGCTATGGCTAGTAGCTAACTGATGTTAGAAATTAGACATGTGATGATGTTGATTTGGTGTGCTGCGATGATGATTCCTTTCAATGATGAATGAAATCGTTAGGGAGAGTTTTTCTGAGGGTATAATTGCACTAATAACGTATTTCTTACGGTTATAAATTGTTTGTAATTGGAAAATTATTGCTTTCTAAGATTTGTCATGGATTGTTATTGTCCATTGGAGGAGCTGACTGGCGATGCAGCTTACTTTCTTTTCAATTATTGTTGAGAAATTTTGATGAATGCGTGGAAGGGGAAATGCTTGGTTTTAGTTGAGGCTGTTTTTATTTCAGATATTGAGACTCGATACCTCGTAGTGATGAGCTAAATGTTGTAAGGAGAAGAGTTGTGGATAGCTATTGCAAAGTGTCTGTTATTGGAATGTTCTCCCTCCATCACTCTGTCTTTAGAAGAATAATGGTCCTTAGTTGTTATGTGTGCTTTTGTTTCAATTCATATGCATTGGAAGATAGTTGAACTCTCAATTCATATGTATCTTGCTTTAATTTTCTGCAGTAAATAGTTTGATTCaggtttctatttttgttttggttgaatTCCTTCTTCCATGCGTTTTTTCAGTTTCTTTGCATTTGAGTAGCAATCTTGATGCTGTCACAGGATGATTATTGCTGCCATCAAGTTGCATCTTGCATTTGCATTGTGTTAATCATGATTTTACCATTCTGCATTAGTTTTCAGCGCTGCACCCATTTTGCATTCACAACTTCCTGCTGAGAAATCTGCACTGCATATTACCATTAGGCTTCATGCACTCTGAATCTGCAGTAGTTTTTCCTATTGGTTGATAATGCTGACCCAAATCTGCTGCCAAGATCTAAAATACTGCAGCTCAATTGTATTTCATGCAGTGCAGATTCCATTCCAACTTGACATTCTACTTGAATCTTAATTCCTTCGTCACCATCTCATATCTATTCATTCATCTTTGACTTAACTCAATTTAGAGCATCTTTGCATTCATAGTCCACTGCAACGTGTTCTGTTTCTAAAGTTCTATGTTGATCTGCCACTGCCATGTGCTGGTTTAATGTTGTCATAAGATCTTCCTGCATTCTTTCATTTGGCAGCTTAGCATGGCATCCAAGTACCAACCTAGCATAATTGATTGGGTATGTGGCTGTGATGAGTGAATCCTAAAACTGTtcaaatatgaaatttgttcTGCATTGTTGATTGGGATTTATGCTACTGAACTTGAACTTTGATTCTCTACTGTCATAGATAAAATTCTGCTGCCAATTGGTTTTTCAAGTGCTCATCTTATTCTAAACAAATCTGCTCTGGTTTTAGTAAACTTACTGCACCTGGAAACTGAtttgccttgtgttgttgtttccAAATCCAAAATTCTGCACTCATTCTGCATAAAAAAGTTTCCTGATTTCTGAGGTGAAATTGGTTGAGTAGTTGCTGTTACGTGCTGGCTTAATGTGGCCACCTGGGTTCATGCACATTGAATTGATCTTGCTGTTATTATGTGCTACTTTAACGCTGTCACAGATCAGTTTTAAGCCGGTTTGCTGTTGTTTTATTCTGGTTTAGTGCTCACATAATTCACAGAATCTCACCCAGTTCGGCATCATTTTCTTATTGCCATTCATTCATCCATCTTAGTCATTATACATTATAACCGCTGGCCATTGCTTTTCCAGAAATTCATTTTCCATTCATCTCTCTGAACAAATCTGCATTGCATTCAGGTGCACAATTTAAGTTCTGCTGCCAATAGGGATTCACGCACATCATCTTGTTCTTGTGTCAAGCTCATTTTGCATTGTTCATGGTCTAATACAGCAGCATGTGGTATCTGAGATCTGCACTGCATGCCTTATCTTTTAGGTTCATCTTCATTCCATCTTGGATTCCATTCTAGGTTCCTTGCATCTCATGCATTGCATTCACT carries:
- the LOC114195031 gene encoding protein ROOT PRIMORDIUM DEFECTIVE 1-like, with the translated sequence MNFLHSPRHRFLSPFTLFTQRRWKKPTVSAQTRLEDRVRDPHFDKLMTHLKRLYQVLEIYQLMSTRKRAPFVSLTLMSRWRNILGLNVPVGSFLHKYPHVFHVFVHPFRKNTCCRVTKKMKELILLEGMVVRQQEMEAVKRVKKLLMMSVSGSLRLHALRMIRRELGLPEDFRDSILGKFSGDFKLVGLEVVELVDWDAELGLAEVEKWREREYTEKWLSEFEIKFAFPIGFPTGFKIERGFRERLKNWQRLSYTKPYERKEVVRVRTCGGIERYEKRAVAILHELLSLTVEKMVEVDQLAHFRRDLGIEVNVRELLLRHPGIFYISTKGKTLTVFLREAYRKGGLIEPNPMYEARRNILNLVLLGCRKTRTLLAGDEAKEESNVVVCEVNEEGERQGDWVIPFLENCEESRSP